From the Sporohalobacter salinus genome, one window contains:
- a CDS encoding amidohydrolase family protein, whose product MKLTEYGDFIIDPKLVEKYEIIDFHTHITEGIANTMLPSLFRNSIIDFDMSFFDKSPYHGKGKYLDFDRPSYQVWPKSLFSIFGLKVIMDMLGLTGFISSLRRASTNRLIRDMKKGSVNQAVVLPISGLDCDDTARMLTKTDKYNNFITFGSIHPYDSNQQDKIERYIELGVKGFKLNPHIWDIEFNDPKLVSLIKKLAKTNLPIISCSGLAVPDYFDLPNFIKDKLETQNLNKYEKVLNKIPNATFVFAHGGIEQNKKLIELMNKFPNTYAEISTQPSQNIKRMIKEVGSNRLLFGSDYPVFNQSFPILAVLRATEYEEDRKAIFSKNARKILALKE is encoded by the coding sequence TTGAAATTAACAGAATATGGGGATTTTATTATAGATCCTAAGTTAGTAGAAAAATATGAAATTATTGATTTTCATACTCATATTACAGAAGGTATTGCTAATACTATGTTGCCTTCTTTATTTCGTAATTCTATTATTGATTTTGATATGTCTTTTTTTGATAAATCGCCTTATCATGGGAAGGGAAAATATTTAGATTTTGATAGACCTAGTTATCAAGTCTGGCCTAAATCACTATTTAGTATTTTTGGTTTAAAAGTAATAATGGATATGTTAGGTTTGACTGGATTTATTTCTTCATTACGAAGAGCTAGTACAAATAGATTGATTAGAGATATGAAAAAGGGATCTGTTAATCAAGCGGTAGTTTTGCCAATAAGTGGACTTGATTGTGATGATACTGCTAGAATGTTAACTAAAACTGATAAATATAATAATTTTATTACTTTTGGTTCGATACATCCCTATGATTCAAATCAACAAGATAAAATTGAAAGATATATAGAACTTGGAGTTAAAGGTTTTAAACTAAATCCTCATATATGGGATATAGAATTTAATGATCCTAAATTAGTTAGTTTAATAAAAAAATTAGCTAAAACAAACTTACCGATTATTTCTTGTAGTGGATTAGCAGTTCCAGATTATTTTGATTTGCCTAATTTTATTAAAGATAAATTAGAAACTCAGAATTTAAATAAGTATGAAAAAGTTTTAAATAAAATTCCAAATGCTACTTTTGTTTTTGCTCATGGTGGAATAGAACAAAATAAAAAATTAATTGAATTGATGAATAAATTTCCTAATACCTATGCAGAAATAAGTACTCAACCTTCACAAAATATTAAGCGAATGATAAAAGAAGTTGGAAGTAATCGATTATTATTTGGTTCTGATTATCCAGTTTTTAACCAATCATTTCCAATATTAGCAGTTTTAAGAGCAACAGAATATGAAGAAGATAGAAAAGCAATATTTTCTAAAAATGCAAGAAAAATTTTAGCTTTGAAAGAGTAA